The segment AACGGCTTCGAGGTCAGTGTGCTTGACATCACAAATCCCGATGATGCAGCGCTTGCAATGCGAAATATCGGTGTGACCGGAACGGGTTCCATCATTATGAAGGACAAGACCGTGAACCGTGTACTGAGGATCAACAATATCACAACCACCGAAGCCCTGATCATCAAGCAGGAGATCCTGGCACGCGGCGGTGATGCAGCGCTTGAACGTGATGCTGTCTCCCATGAGACCGAGAGGACCGATGTGATCGTAATGGGCACATTGCTCCAGGTCAGAAAACTTGCCGATAAGCTGGAATGCCAGGCAAGGAACCTTCCGCTGATATCAAAAATGATCAAAGATGCACTGAAACAGGAATGTGATGTTGAATACTCCTATATGAGCAAGATCTGAGGAAAATCATGATAATCTCATCTTCCAAACCCTTTAGCGAGATCCTTGACATGCTGGCGGACAAGGAGTCCGTTTTTATTGTAGGCTGTAGCGTATGTGCCGCCAAGCAGCATGTGGGAGGAGAGCCTGAGGTAGAGGAGATGAGATCCAACCTTAAGGACGCCGGAATAAACGTTATCGGCGGAGTTGTTGCAAAGGCAGCATGTAGTGTTCGCTCATGTGAAGCCCTTGAGGAGCTTGCACCTGAGATAAAGGATGCAGATGCAGTGCTTGTCATGGCATGCGGAAGCGGCACTTCCAACATTGCTCGTTTTGTGGACGTGGATGTCTATCCTGCAAACAACACTCAATCTCTGGGTGCCATGGCAGGGGATAAGGTCATTCATCATCTATGTGCCATGTGTGGCCAGTGCACCATCGCCGAGTTCGGTGGCGTCTGTCCCACAGCTCAATGTCCCAAGGAATTGCTCAATGGTCCCTGTGGTGGTTCAATGGACGGCAAGTGCGAGGTGGATCCCGAGAAGGACTGTGCCTGGGAACTGATCTACGAGAGGCTTGAGAGGATCGGACGGCTGGATCTGCTGGATGAGGTCCGGGATGCGAAGGACAGGTTGGTGAAGTAAGTATTTTATTTTTCCTTCTGTAATTGAGGATCCTTTTTTGTTGGTCGGCTTCAAGATTGGATGTAAGGGAGTTGCCTGATTTCTGCCATATCTTTTTTCTAAAAAACAGGATGTATTGTGTATTCAACTGCTCTCGTTCAGTTGGATGATGTGGACAGATTATATTTATAATGTGACTTGGTTAGAACATCATGCAACATCGTAAAGATGTTATTGGGGGTTCACCCAGTCTTGACGGAATAACTGAAGCTTCATGCCCAGAGGCAGGGTTATACTTTGCTGTTTGTACTATATAAGCGTAGCTTTGCCTCTGGAGTTAATTGAACAAATGGAGAAAGTAAATGAAAACAAAACTCAAATTTGGAATAAGTGTGTTACTTGTGGCAGCGCTACTAATTGGAGTGGCATTTATTGGATCTGCAAACTCAGAAAACGCTCTTTCTGAATCAAAGGACAACAACTTAACTGATGAATTAGAGAATTCTCAAGTTGAATGCATCGATATACCTAATTTTGGTCCTGAGACATTTGAAAATGTTAAGGGTAAATACAAAGTTTTAGATACAAAAGGTAAAATCCCCCGATATAGTACACAAGCAGAAAGAAAAGAATGGCTTGGTACACTTCACACTACCATGACAGATATGAAGGTAGATATCGATCCATATCTCTATCCAAAAGGTCCTGTGATTTATTATGGGTGGGATATCAATGGCTATCTCGAAGTAATACTCTTTGAAAATCAAACGTTATCAAAATCTCAAATTAACGATATATATGATGTTATAAATAGAAAAGCAAAACAAAACGGTACCAGTGAAATTCCTGTGATTTTCATTGCCGATGGTTTCATACAGGATACCAAAGACTACGATGACAGTTTCAATCCCTTTGTTGGTGGCATACAAATACAAGCTGTAAAAAGTGGTTCAACATATGCAGCATCACTTGGTTTTCCTGTAAAGAAAAGTAATGGTAATGAAGGTTTTGTCACCGCCAAGCACTTTGCAGACACTGTTGGATTAGAAATATATCAACCAACAACAAATGGAAACTTAGTTGGAACTGTTACTGAACTTGCCGGACACAATGCAGATGCAGCATTCATAGATGTAGAAGATGATTCAAAGGTTGTACCTAAGATATTCCTTGGTTCAGGTGGTGAAGCATATGTCAGAGGGTATAAATCACAGGCCCCAACACAAGATTGGGTAGGATGGAGGGTGTATAAAACAGGGCAGACAACTGGCGTGACTGGTGGAAATATCGCTGGAATTGGAGTAACTCTTGATTCAGATGGGTACAAGTATTATAATCAAGTAAAAGCAACGTATACATCTTTACCAGGGGACAGTGGTTCTCCAGTATATATCCTCGATGGGGGATGTAAAATTGTAGGAATTACTAGGTCTAAGTCCCCAGATGGTACAATTTCTTACTTCTCACCTCTTTCTGGAGTTATAAACGATCTGAACGTTATACCACTTACATATTGAATATAGGTTATCGTTCAAACGATAACCTTTCCTTTTTATGATGGTCTTTAAAATGGTG is part of the Methanococcoides methylutens MM1 genome and harbors:
- a CDS encoding methylenetetrahydrofolate reductase C-terminal domain-containing protein; translation: MIISSSKPFSEILDMLADKESVFIVGCSVCAAKQHVGGEPEVEEMRSNLKDAGINVIGGVVAKAACSVRSCEALEELAPEIKDADAVLVMACGSGTSNIARFVDVDVYPANNTQSLGAMAGDKVIHHLCAMCGQCTIAEFGGVCPTAQCPKELLNGPCGGSMDGKCEVDPEKDCAWELIYERLERIGRLDLLDEVRDAKDRLVK